One region of Channa argus isolate prfri chromosome 20, Channa argus male v1.0, whole genome shotgun sequence genomic DNA includes:
- the fbrs gene encoding autism susceptibility gene 2 protein isoform X1, which yields MEGPSRSTGFRQSRRSRSQRDRARRRRRVDLAEERATSLSSGSDHEACGTNSVMGSAGRECRPGFGRHRPPRRRKRESVSCEEDIIDGFAIASFISLEALEMDCSLKPSQRTDMLGRRNKGKRGPEENGGGPLSEPEEGAPHSFSSSYCNKSRNKRRKIEGQPLETGYICDTESDTGDKASDNDMELVFKVRPTKAVEPAPSNMGLSIGKSCLSLTARSGSVSRLMVTSQVSGLARSQEKSLEPHFPEPVSCSTSSASFSLTSHSPVTPSVTVSRPSPFSSTRHNGSPPLPKQKSFFTLSGRSNPSYSINNTSSTQVKPPSSSTVASASSSMCPPTPPTSASLPYMRGSGPSGPLRPPSRASSGALYTSSPGLGLPPPPPLLQGPSHSTAADRDGRRSVPGAENNATAAGRSTPGGPSASNSSGRTSQNQPSIPPLAFQFHQHNHQHQHTHTHQHFAPFLHPTATAPPLFDKYGGKVEGLYRHPQFFPQYPPPSVPSIQPVIPPTGPFSSLQGAFQPKPLVPQGTGPDLTARLGVVPHHLQPKDPRLTDPFGTSLKISNKPGKWCAMHVYVAWMILNHQRKVKQIQGDPHKLDFRTDLLARLPGAGGLDPLGPMGGALPPTHELNRPPSLFSATGSVNPSSAPFISPSAPHSSFLAPTAHLDQYGRSQPFNPLGALGSGAFGGLGSPTLAGSMFGPKDSPASVVGGLSTPNHHDPWNRLHGPSGFPAGPSWAKGVDKRDERDRVKDGERREIPHIKDEKDRDNMLYGRQPVRISPVAPSFKPRSSTPVSHINGHSSAMVGGSGPSEDLTRSLNRDRDRDGDKRQLPSVSSRAPPVGTSPLVADRDRPRSSSSSVLNTPPPTNRSAASPLDLYPRALPPTAHSLHSEPSHSQRDPPASSSASASVSSLSQSKKSDRTTTPVSKPPVLPVKVKEEKKEEPEPIPITLPPPAPNHSFDRPNSHPHHPSSGTPSSSSLSLTPTSLTPNPPSHHYSFVERPRFDPYLGGMLVGERYPHGPIQAPPQGHGFPWELAVQQQQRHRREALALQSDPHLALRPDQHLARLLQHQRLLEVAAANPHHPPTSTSTASTPAVRPEFSIMAHPFDRPHQLGPPGGGLMDEEQRAQILREDFERARYFGMHPHLPAGSHLSSPSHAAHLEQLHPGLLSHPLQPGANPQHHTGLYARLGQLNPHHVPNGILAKGPAGLVGALSVGAPPPLISSITSRSSTPPRRLGGPDYKPLTLPVEQPIQLQSPHQNRGTMIDWRRW from the exons GAACAAGGGGAAAAGAGGGCCTGAGGAGAACGGCGGAGGGCCGCTGTCAGAGCCTGAGGAAGGAGCTCCACACAGTTTCTCCAGCAGCTACTGTAACAAGAGCAGAAATAAGAGAAGAAAGATTGAG GGGCAACCTTTAGAGACTGGATATATA TGTGACACTGAGAGTGATACGGGGGACAAG GCCTCAGACAATGACATGGAACTAGTTTTTAAAGTTCGCCCTACAAAAG CTGTGGAGCCTGCACCCTCAAACATGGGCCTGTCCATAGGCAAAAGCTGCCTGTCTCTAACGGCCCGTAGCGGCAGCGTCTCACGTTTGATGGTGACCTCGCAAGTATCTGGCCTGGCGCGAAGTCAAGAGAAAAGCCTGGAGCCACATTTCCCAGAGCCTGTTTCTTGTTCTACCTCTTCTGCCTCCTTCAGCCTGACTTCCCACTCTCCAGTTACACCCTCAGTCACGGTTTCCCGGCCCAGCCCATTCAGCAGCACCCGCCACAACGGCAGCCCACCACTGCCCAAACAAAAATCCTTCTTCACTTTGTCTGGACGATCTAACCCTTCCTACAGCATCAACAACAC GAGCAGCACCCAAGTCAAACCTCCATCATCTTCAACTGTTGCCTCTGCGTCATCCTCCATGTGCCCTCCAACTCCCCCCACCAGTGCATCACTTCCCTATATGAGGGGCTCAGGACCCTCTGGGCCTCTCCGACCCCCTTCCCGAGCCAGCTCTGGAGCACTGTACACATCTTCACCTGGTCTGGGTCTGCCTCCCCCTCCACCGCTGCTGCAAGGTCCTTCCCACTCAACAGCAGCAG ACCGCGATGGCAGGCGCAGCGTCCCAGGGGCTGAAAATAATGCGACAGCTGCCGGTCGCTCCACTCCTGGTGGTCCATCAGCATCGAATTCATCGGGCCGGACGTCTCAGAACCAGCCGAGCATCCCACCCTTGGCCTTCCAATTCCATCAGCACAACCACCAGCACcagcacacgcacacgcaccaACACTTCGCGCCCTTCCTGCACCCCACAGCTACCGCACCACCTCTG TTTGATAAGTATGGAGGAAAAGTGGAAGGACTGTACCGACACCCT CAATTCTTCCCACAATACCCACCACCCTCAGTGCCGAGCATCCAGCCTGTGATTCCTCCCACTGGGCCTTTCAGCTCTTTGCAAGGAGCATTTCAGCCAAAG cctCTTGTCCCTCAGGGAACGGGTCCTGATTTAACCGCAAGACTTGGGGTTGTGCCACACCACCTGCAGCCCAAAGACCCCAGG CTAACTGATCCATTTGGGACATCGTTGAAAATCagtaat aaacCAGGAAAATGGTGTGCTATGCATGTATATGTGGCCTGGATGATTCTAAACCATCAGAGGAAAGTAAAG CAGATTCAGGGTGATCCTCACAAGCTGGACTTTCGTACTGACCTGTTGGCCCGACTTCCTGGAGCAGGGGGATTGGACCCCCTGGGGCCTATGGGAGGAGCTCTACCTCCCACTCATGAGCTGAACAGGCCTCCCAGTTTGTTCTCAGCTACAG GTTCAGTCAATCCGTCCTCTGCTCCTTTTATCTCTCCCTCAGCACCCCACTCCTCTTTCCTAGCACCAACTGCACACTTGG accaGTATGGCCGATCCCAACCCTTCAATCCGCTGGGAGCCCTGGGTTCTGGTGCCTTTGGAGGACTTGGCAGCCCAACACTGG CAGGCTCCATGTTTGGCCCTAAAGACTCACCAGCTAGCGTGGTCGGGGGATTGTCCACCCCTAACCATCATGACCCGTGGAACCGTCTACACGGTCCATCTGGGTTCCCTGCTGGCCCCAGCTGGGCTAAAGGGGTGGACAAGAGGGACGAAAGGGATCGAGTAAAGGACGGAGAAAGGAGAGAGATCCCCCACATCAAGGATGAAAAAGACAG AGACAATATGCTGTATGGCCGACAACCTGTGAGAATATCTCCAGTTGCCCCTTCATTTAAGCCCCGCAGTAGCACCCCGGTCTCTCATATTAATGGCCACAGCAGTGCCATGGTGGGGGGCAGTGGACCTTCGGAGGACTTGACACGCAGCTTAAACAGAGACCGAGACAGAGATGGGGACAAGAGGCAGCTGCCATCTGTGTCTTCACGGGCACCTCCTGTTGGCACTTCACCCTTAGtagcagacagagacagaccaCGGTCTTCCTCATCCTCTGTTCTCAATACACCCCCACCCACCAATCGCTCAGCAGCATCTCCTTTGGACCTTTACCCTCGCGCACTACCCCCAACAGCACATAGCCTCCACAGTGAACCCTCACACTCCCAAAGGGACCCGCCTGCCTCGTCCTCAGCTTCGGCCTCAGTCTCTTCTTTGTCTCAGTCCAAGAAGTCTGACCGGACCACCACACCAGTCTCCAAACCCCCTGTGCTGCCTGTCAAAGttaaagaggagaagaaagaggagccAGAGCCTATCCCCATCACCCTGCCTCCCCCAGCGCCCAACCATAGCTTTGACCGCCCCAACAGCCATCCACACCACCCAAGCTCTGGTACCCCTTCCTCATCCTCTTTATCACTGACTCCCACTTCACTTACTCCAAACCCTCCTTCCCATCATTATTCCTTTGTGGAGCGCCCGAGATTTGACCCGTATCTAGGCGGCATGTTAGTGGGAGAACGTTACCCCCATGGACCCATCCAAGCGCCACCACAGGGTCATGGCTTCCCCTGGGAACTGGcagtccagcagcagcagcgacaTCGTAGGGAGGCTTTGGCACTTCAGTCAGACCCTCACCTCGCCCTGCGACCAGATCAACATCTGGCTCGGCTGCTCCAGCATCAGCGCCTTCTAGAGGTGGCAGCAGCCAACCCTCACCACCCTCCAACTTCTACCTCTACTGCCTCCACCCCTGCTGTCCGACCGGAGTTCAGCATAATGGCCCATCCTTTTGACCGTCCTCATCAGCTGGGACCCCCAGGAGGAGGGCTGATGGATGAGGAGCAGCGTGCCCAAATCCTGAGAGAAGACTTTGAGCGGGCTCGCTACTTTGGGATGCATCCACACCTCCCCGCTGGCTCGCACCTCTCAAGTCCCTCTCATGCTGCTCACCTGGAGCAGCTTCACCCTGGTCTtctctcccacccactccaGCCAGGAGCTAATCCTCAGCACCACACAGGCCTCTACGCCCGTTTAGGCCAACTAAACCCACACCACGTGCCCAATGGAATCCTGGCAAAGGGCCCAGCAGGCTTGGTGGGAGCGCTCTCAGTGGGGGCACCACCTCCACTCATTTCTTCCATCACCAGCCGGTCATCCACACCTCCCCGCAGACTAGGAGGGCCAG ACTACAAACCTTTAACCCTCCCAGTTGAACAACCAATCCAACTCCAGTCCCCCCACCAAAATAGGGGAACCATGATTGACTGGAGGCGATGGTAG
- the fbrs gene encoding autism susceptibility gene 2 protein isoform X9 — protein MEGPSRSTGFRQSRRSRSQRDRARRRRRVDLAEERATSLSSGSDHEACGTNSVMGSAGRECRPGFGRHRPPRRRKRESVSCEEDIIDGFAIASFISLEALEMDCSLKPSQRTDMLGRRNKGKRGPEENGGGPLSEPEEGAPHSFSSSYCNKSRNKRRKIEGQPLETGYICDTESDTGDKASDNDMELVFKVRPTKAVEPAPSNMGLSIGKSCLSLTARSGSVSRLMVTSQVSGLARSQEKSLEPHFPEPVSCSTSSASFSLTSHSPVTPSVTVSRPSPFSSTRHNGSPPLPKQKSFFTLSGRSNPSYSINNTSSTQVKPPSSSTVASASSSMCPPTPPTSASLPYMRGSGPSGPLRPPSRASSGALYTSSPGLGLPPPPPLLQGPSHSTAADRDGRRSVPGAENNATAAGRSTPGGPSASNSSGRTSQNQPSIPPLAFQFHQHNHQHQHTHTHQHFAPFLHPTATAPPLFDKYGGKVEGLYRHPQFFPQYPPPSVPSIQPVIPPTGPFSSLQGAFQPKGTGPDLTARLGVVPHHLQPKDPRLTDPFGTSLKISNKPGKWCAMHVYVAWMILNHQRKVKQIQGDPHKLDFRTDLLARLPGAGGLDPLGPMGGALPPTHELNRPPSLFSATGSVNPSSAPFISPSAPHSSFLAPTAHLDQYGRSQPFNPLGALGSGAFGGLGSPTLAGSMFGPKDSPASVVGGLSTPNHHDPWNRLHGPSGFPAGPSWAKGVDKRDERDRVKDGERREIPHIKDEKDRDNMLYGRQPVRISPVAPSFKPRSSTPVSHINGHSSAMVGGSGPSEDLTRSLNRDRDRDGDKRQLPSVSSRAPPVGTSPLVADRDRPRSSSSSVLNTPPPTNRSAASPLDLYPRALPPTAHSLHSEPSHSQRDPPASSSASASVSSLSQSKKSDRTTTPVSKPPVLPVKVKEEKKEEPEPIPITLPPPAPNHSFDRPNSHPHHPSSGTPSSSSLSLTPTSLTPNPPSHHYSFVERPRFDPYLGGMLVGERYPHGPIQAPPQGHGFPWELAVQQQQRHRREALALQSDPHLALRPDQHLARLLQHQRLLEVAAANPHHPPTSTSTASTPAVRPEFSIMAHPFDRPHQLGPPGGGLMDEEQRAQILREDFERARYFGMHPHLPAGSHLSSPSHAAHLEQLHPGLLSHPLQPGANPQHHTGLYARLGQLNPHHVPNGILAKGPAGLVGALSVGAPPPLISSITSRSSTPPRRLGGPGELALYSAHKDGESR, from the exons GAACAAGGGGAAAAGAGGGCCTGAGGAGAACGGCGGAGGGCCGCTGTCAGAGCCTGAGGAAGGAGCTCCACACAGTTTCTCCAGCAGCTACTGTAACAAGAGCAGAAATAAGAGAAGAAAGATTGAG GGGCAACCTTTAGAGACTGGATATATA TGTGACACTGAGAGTGATACGGGGGACAAG GCCTCAGACAATGACATGGAACTAGTTTTTAAAGTTCGCCCTACAAAAG CTGTGGAGCCTGCACCCTCAAACATGGGCCTGTCCATAGGCAAAAGCTGCCTGTCTCTAACGGCCCGTAGCGGCAGCGTCTCACGTTTGATGGTGACCTCGCAAGTATCTGGCCTGGCGCGAAGTCAAGAGAAAAGCCTGGAGCCACATTTCCCAGAGCCTGTTTCTTGTTCTACCTCTTCTGCCTCCTTCAGCCTGACTTCCCACTCTCCAGTTACACCCTCAGTCACGGTTTCCCGGCCCAGCCCATTCAGCAGCACCCGCCACAACGGCAGCCCACCACTGCCCAAACAAAAATCCTTCTTCACTTTGTCTGGACGATCTAACCCTTCCTACAGCATCAACAACAC GAGCAGCACCCAAGTCAAACCTCCATCATCTTCAACTGTTGCCTCTGCGTCATCCTCCATGTGCCCTCCAACTCCCCCCACCAGTGCATCACTTCCCTATATGAGGGGCTCAGGACCCTCTGGGCCTCTCCGACCCCCTTCCCGAGCCAGCTCTGGAGCACTGTACACATCTTCACCTGGTCTGGGTCTGCCTCCCCCTCCACCGCTGCTGCAAGGTCCTTCCCACTCAACAGCAGCAG ACCGCGATGGCAGGCGCAGCGTCCCAGGGGCTGAAAATAATGCGACAGCTGCCGGTCGCTCCACTCCTGGTGGTCCATCAGCATCGAATTCATCGGGCCGGACGTCTCAGAACCAGCCGAGCATCCCACCCTTGGCCTTCCAATTCCATCAGCACAACCACCAGCACcagcacacgcacacgcaccaACACTTCGCGCCCTTCCTGCACCCCACAGCTACCGCACCACCTCTG TTTGATAAGTATGGAGGAAAAGTGGAAGGACTGTACCGACACCCT CAATTCTTCCCACAATACCCACCACCCTCAGTGCCGAGCATCCAGCCTGTGATTCCTCCCACTGGGCCTTTCAGCTCTTTGCAAGGAGCATTTCAGCCAAAG GGAACGGGTCCTGATTTAACCGCAAGACTTGGGGTTGTGCCACACCACCTGCAGCCCAAAGACCCCAGG CTAACTGATCCATTTGGGACATCGTTGAAAATCagtaat aaacCAGGAAAATGGTGTGCTATGCATGTATATGTGGCCTGGATGATTCTAAACCATCAGAGGAAAGTAAAG CAGATTCAGGGTGATCCTCACAAGCTGGACTTTCGTACTGACCTGTTGGCCCGACTTCCTGGAGCAGGGGGATTGGACCCCCTGGGGCCTATGGGAGGAGCTCTACCTCCCACTCATGAGCTGAACAGGCCTCCCAGTTTGTTCTCAGCTACAG GTTCAGTCAATCCGTCCTCTGCTCCTTTTATCTCTCCCTCAGCACCCCACTCCTCTTTCCTAGCACCAACTGCACACTTGG accaGTATGGCCGATCCCAACCCTTCAATCCGCTGGGAGCCCTGGGTTCTGGTGCCTTTGGAGGACTTGGCAGCCCAACACTGG CAGGCTCCATGTTTGGCCCTAAAGACTCACCAGCTAGCGTGGTCGGGGGATTGTCCACCCCTAACCATCATGACCCGTGGAACCGTCTACACGGTCCATCTGGGTTCCCTGCTGGCCCCAGCTGGGCTAAAGGGGTGGACAAGAGGGACGAAAGGGATCGAGTAAAGGACGGAGAAAGGAGAGAGATCCCCCACATCAAGGATGAAAAAGACAG AGACAATATGCTGTATGGCCGACAACCTGTGAGAATATCTCCAGTTGCCCCTTCATTTAAGCCCCGCAGTAGCACCCCGGTCTCTCATATTAATGGCCACAGCAGTGCCATGGTGGGGGGCAGTGGACCTTCGGAGGACTTGACACGCAGCTTAAACAGAGACCGAGACAGAGATGGGGACAAGAGGCAGCTGCCATCTGTGTCTTCACGGGCACCTCCTGTTGGCACTTCACCCTTAGtagcagacagagacagaccaCGGTCTTCCTCATCCTCTGTTCTCAATACACCCCCACCCACCAATCGCTCAGCAGCATCTCCTTTGGACCTTTACCCTCGCGCACTACCCCCAACAGCACATAGCCTCCACAGTGAACCCTCACACTCCCAAAGGGACCCGCCTGCCTCGTCCTCAGCTTCGGCCTCAGTCTCTTCTTTGTCTCAGTCCAAGAAGTCTGACCGGACCACCACACCAGTCTCCAAACCCCCTGTGCTGCCTGTCAAAGttaaagaggagaagaaagaggagccAGAGCCTATCCCCATCACCCTGCCTCCCCCAGCGCCCAACCATAGCTTTGACCGCCCCAACAGCCATCCACACCACCCAAGCTCTGGTACCCCTTCCTCATCCTCTTTATCACTGACTCCCACTTCACTTACTCCAAACCCTCCTTCCCATCATTATTCCTTTGTGGAGCGCCCGAGATTTGACCCGTATCTAGGCGGCATGTTAGTGGGAGAACGTTACCCCCATGGACCCATCCAAGCGCCACCACAGGGTCATGGCTTCCCCTGGGAACTGGcagtccagcagcagcagcgacaTCGTAGGGAGGCTTTGGCACTTCAGTCAGACCCTCACCTCGCCCTGCGACCAGATCAACATCTGGCTCGGCTGCTCCAGCATCAGCGCCTTCTAGAGGTGGCAGCAGCCAACCCTCACCACCCTCCAACTTCTACCTCTACTGCCTCCACCCCTGCTGTCCGACCGGAGTTCAGCATAATGGCCCATCCTTTTGACCGTCCTCATCAGCTGGGACCCCCAGGAGGAGGGCTGATGGATGAGGAGCAGCGTGCCCAAATCCTGAGAGAAGACTTTGAGCGGGCTCGCTACTTTGGGATGCATCCACACCTCCCCGCTGGCTCGCACCTCTCAAGTCCCTCTCATGCTGCTCACCTGGAGCAGCTTCACCCTGGTCTtctctcccacccactccaGCCAGGAGCTAATCCTCAGCACCACACAGGCCTCTACGCCCGTTTAGGCCAACTAAACCCACACCACGTGCCCAATGGAATCCTGGCAAAGGGCCCAGCAGGCTTGGTGGGAGCGCTCTCAGTGGGGGCACCACCTCCACTCATTTCTTCCATCACCAGCCGGTCATCCACACCTCCCCGCAGACTAGGAGGGCCAGGTGAGCTGGCACTGTACAGCGCCCACAAAGATGGGGAGTCTAGATAG
- the fbrs gene encoding autism susceptibility gene 2 protein isoform X7, with translation MEGPSRSTGFRQSRRSRSQRDRARRRRRVDLAEERATSLSSGSDHEACGTNSVMGSAGRECRPGFGRHRPPRRRKRESVSCEEDIIDGFAIASFISLEALEMDCSLKPSQRTDMLGRRNKGKRGPEENGGGPLSEPEEGAPHSFSSSYCNKSRNKRRKIEGQPLETGYICDTESDTGDKASDNDMELVFKVRPTKAVEPAPSNMGLSIGKSCLSLTARSGSVSRLMVTSQVSGLARSQEKSLEPHFPEPVSCSTSSASFSLTSHSPVTPSVTVSRPSPFSSTRHNGSPPLPKQKSFFTLSGRSNPSYSINNTSSTQVKPPSSSTVASASSSMCPPTPPTSASLPYMRGSGPSGPLRPPSRASSGALYTSSPGLGLPPPPPLLQGPSHSTAADRDGRRSVPGAENNATAAGRSTPGGPSASNSSGRTSQNQPSIPPLAFQFHQHNHQHQHTHTHQHFAPFLHPTATAPPLFDKYGGKVEGLYRHPQFFPQYPPPSVPSIQPVIPPTGPFSSLQGAFQPKPLVPQGTGPDLTARLGVVPHHLQPKDPRLTDPFGTSLKISNKPGKWCAMHVYVAWMILNHQRKVKQIQGDPHKLDFRTDLLARLPGAGGLDPLGPMGGALPPTHELNRPPSLFSATGSVNPSSAPFISPSAPHSSFLAPTAHLDQYGRSQPFNPLGALGSGAFGGLGSPTLAGSMFGPKDSPASVVGGLSTPNHHDPWNRLHGPSGFPAGPSWAKGVDKRDERDRVKDGERREIPHIKDEKDRDNMLYGRQPVRISPVAPSFKPRSSTPVSHINGHSSAMVGGSGPSEDLTRSLNRDRDRDGDKRQLPSVSSRAPPVGTSPLVADRDRPRSSSSSVLNTPPPTNRSAASPLDLYPRALPPTAHSLHSEPSHSQRDPPASSSASASVSSLSQSKKSDRTTTPVSKPPVLPVKVKEEKKEEPEPIPITLPPPAPNHSFDRPNSHPHHPSSGTPSSSSLSLTPTSLTPNPPSHHYSFVERPRFDPYLGGMLVGERYPHGPIQAPPQGHGFPWELAVQQQQRHRREALALQSDPHLALRPDQHLARLLQHQRLLEVAAANPHHPPTSTSTASTPAVRPEFSIMAHPFDRPHQLGPPGGGLMDEEQRAQILREDFERARYFGMHPHLPAGSHLSSPSHAAHLEQLHPGLLSHPLQPGANPQHHTGLYARLGQLNPHHVPNGILAKGPAGLVGALSVGAPPPLISSITSRSSTPPRRLGGPGELALYSAHKDGESR, from the exons GAACAAGGGGAAAAGAGGGCCTGAGGAGAACGGCGGAGGGCCGCTGTCAGAGCCTGAGGAAGGAGCTCCACACAGTTTCTCCAGCAGCTACTGTAACAAGAGCAGAAATAAGAGAAGAAAGATTGAG GGGCAACCTTTAGAGACTGGATATATA TGTGACACTGAGAGTGATACGGGGGACAAG GCCTCAGACAATGACATGGAACTAGTTTTTAAAGTTCGCCCTACAAAAG CTGTGGAGCCTGCACCCTCAAACATGGGCCTGTCCATAGGCAAAAGCTGCCTGTCTCTAACGGCCCGTAGCGGCAGCGTCTCACGTTTGATGGTGACCTCGCAAGTATCTGGCCTGGCGCGAAGTCAAGAGAAAAGCCTGGAGCCACATTTCCCAGAGCCTGTTTCTTGTTCTACCTCTTCTGCCTCCTTCAGCCTGACTTCCCACTCTCCAGTTACACCCTCAGTCACGGTTTCCCGGCCCAGCCCATTCAGCAGCACCCGCCACAACGGCAGCCCACCACTGCCCAAACAAAAATCCTTCTTCACTTTGTCTGGACGATCTAACCCTTCCTACAGCATCAACAACAC GAGCAGCACCCAAGTCAAACCTCCATCATCTTCAACTGTTGCCTCTGCGTCATCCTCCATGTGCCCTCCAACTCCCCCCACCAGTGCATCACTTCCCTATATGAGGGGCTCAGGACCCTCTGGGCCTCTCCGACCCCCTTCCCGAGCCAGCTCTGGAGCACTGTACACATCTTCACCTGGTCTGGGTCTGCCTCCCCCTCCACCGCTGCTGCAAGGTCCTTCCCACTCAACAGCAGCAG ACCGCGATGGCAGGCGCAGCGTCCCAGGGGCTGAAAATAATGCGACAGCTGCCGGTCGCTCCACTCCTGGTGGTCCATCAGCATCGAATTCATCGGGCCGGACGTCTCAGAACCAGCCGAGCATCCCACCCTTGGCCTTCCAATTCCATCAGCACAACCACCAGCACcagcacacgcacacgcaccaACACTTCGCGCCCTTCCTGCACCCCACAGCTACCGCACCACCTCTG TTTGATAAGTATGGAGGAAAAGTGGAAGGACTGTACCGACACCCT CAATTCTTCCCACAATACCCACCACCCTCAGTGCCGAGCATCCAGCCTGTGATTCCTCCCACTGGGCCTTTCAGCTCTTTGCAAGGAGCATTTCAGCCAAAG cctCTTGTCCCTCAGGGAACGGGTCCTGATTTAACCGCAAGACTTGGGGTTGTGCCACACCACCTGCAGCCCAAAGACCCCAGG CTAACTGATCCATTTGGGACATCGTTGAAAATCagtaat aaacCAGGAAAATGGTGTGCTATGCATGTATATGTGGCCTGGATGATTCTAAACCATCAGAGGAAAGTAAAG CAGATTCAGGGTGATCCTCACAAGCTGGACTTTCGTACTGACCTGTTGGCCCGACTTCCTGGAGCAGGGGGATTGGACCCCCTGGGGCCTATGGGAGGAGCTCTACCTCCCACTCATGAGCTGAACAGGCCTCCCAGTTTGTTCTCAGCTACAG GTTCAGTCAATCCGTCCTCTGCTCCTTTTATCTCTCCCTCAGCACCCCACTCCTCTTTCCTAGCACCAACTGCACACTTGG accaGTATGGCCGATCCCAACCCTTCAATCCGCTGGGAGCCCTGGGTTCTGGTGCCTTTGGAGGACTTGGCAGCCCAACACTGG CAGGCTCCATGTTTGGCCCTAAAGACTCACCAGCTAGCGTGGTCGGGGGATTGTCCACCCCTAACCATCATGACCCGTGGAACCGTCTACACGGTCCATCTGGGTTCCCTGCTGGCCCCAGCTGGGCTAAAGGGGTGGACAAGAGGGACGAAAGGGATCGAGTAAAGGACGGAGAAAGGAGAGAGATCCCCCACATCAAGGATGAAAAAGACAG AGACAATATGCTGTATGGCCGACAACCTGTGAGAATATCTCCAGTTGCCCCTTCATTTAAGCCCCGCAGTAGCACCCCGGTCTCTCATATTAATGGCCACAGCAGTGCCATGGTGGGGGGCAGTGGACCTTCGGAGGACTTGACACGCAGCTTAAACAGAGACCGAGACAGAGATGGGGACAAGAGGCAGCTGCCATCTGTGTCTTCACGGGCACCTCCTGTTGGCACTTCACCCTTAGtagcagacagagacagaccaCGGTCTTCCTCATCCTCTGTTCTCAATACACCCCCACCCACCAATCGCTCAGCAGCATCTCCTTTGGACCTTTACCCTCGCGCACTACCCCCAACAGCACATAGCCTCCACAGTGAACCCTCACACTCCCAAAGGGACCCGCCTGCCTCGTCCTCAGCTTCGGCCTCAGTCTCTTCTTTGTCTCAGTCCAAGAAGTCTGACCGGACCACCACACCAGTCTCCAAACCCCCTGTGCTGCCTGTCAAAGttaaagaggagaagaaagaggagccAGAGCCTATCCCCATCACCCTGCCTCCCCCAGCGCCCAACCATAGCTTTGACCGCCCCAACAGCCATCCACACCACCCAAGCTCTGGTACCCCTTCCTCATCCTCTTTATCACTGACTCCCACTTCACTTACTCCAAACCCTCCTTCCCATCATTATTCCTTTGTGGAGCGCCCGAGATTTGACCCGTATCTAGGCGGCATGTTAGTGGGAGAACGTTACCCCCATGGACCCATCCAAGCGCCACCACAGGGTCATGGCTTCCCCTGGGAACTGGcagtccagcagcagcagcgacaTCGTAGGGAGGCTTTGGCACTTCAGTCAGACCCTCACCTCGCCCTGCGACCAGATCAACATCTGGCTCGGCTGCTCCAGCATCAGCGCCTTCTAGAGGTGGCAGCAGCCAACCCTCACCACCCTCCAACTTCTACCTCTACTGCCTCCACCCCTGCTGTCCGACCGGAGTTCAGCATAATGGCCCATCCTTTTGACCGTCCTCATCAGCTGGGACCCCCAGGAGGAGGGCTGATGGATGAGGAGCAGCGTGCCCAAATCCTGAGAGAAGACTTTGAGCGGGCTCGCTACTTTGGGATGCATCCACACCTCCCCGCTGGCTCGCACCTCTCAAGTCCCTCTCATGCTGCTCACCTGGAGCAGCTTCACCCTGGTCTtctctcccacccactccaGCCAGGAGCTAATCCTCAGCACCACACAGGCCTCTACGCCCGTTTAGGCCAACTAAACCCACACCACGTGCCCAATGGAATCCTGGCAAAGGGCCCAGCAGGCTTGGTGGGAGCGCTCTCAGTGGGGGCACCACCTCCACTCATTTCTTCCATCACCAGCCGGTCATCCACACCTCCCCGCAGACTAGGAGGGCCAGGTGAGCTGGCACTGTACAGCGCCCACAAAGATGGGGAGTCTAGATAG